One window of the Eschrichtius robustus isolate mEscRob2 chromosome X, mEscRob2.pri, whole genome shotgun sequence genome contains the following:
- the SLITRK4 gene encoding SLIT and NTRK-like protein 4: MFLWLFLILSALISSTNADSDISVEICNVCSCVSVENVLYVNCEKVSVYRPNQLKPPWSNFYHLNFQNNFLNILYPNTFLNFSHAVSLQLGNNKLQNIEGGAFLGLSALKQLHLNNNELKILRADTFLGIENLEYLQADYNLIKYIERGAFNKLHKLKVLILNDNLISFLPDNIFRFASLTHLDIRGNRIQKLPYIGVLEHIGRVVELQLEDNPWNCSCDLLPLKAWLENMPYNIYIGEAICETPSDLYGRLLKETNKQELCPMGTGSDFDVRVLPPSQLENGYTTPNGHTTQTSLHRLVTKPPKTTNPSKISGIVAGKALSNRNLSQIVSYQTRVPPLTPCPAPCFCKTHPSDLGLSVNCQEKNIQSMSELIPKPLNAKKLHVNGNSIKDVDISDFTEFEGLDLLHLGSNQITVIKGDIFRNLTNLRRLYLNGNQIERLYPEIFSGLHNLQYLYLEYNLIKEILAGTFDSMPNLQLLYLNNNLLKSLPVYIFSGAPLARLNLRNNKFMYLPVSGVLDQLQSLTQIDLEGNPWDCTCDLVALKLWLEKLKDGIVMKELKCETPVQFANIELKSLKNEILCPKLLNKPSAPFTSPAPAVTFTTPLGPIRSPPGGPVPLSILILSILVVLILTVFVAFCLLVFVLRRNKKPTVKHEGLGNPECGSVQLQLRKHDHKTNKKDGLGTEAFIPQTIEQMSKSHTCGLKESETGFMFSDPPGQKVMMRNVPDKEKDVLQVDTRKRLSTIDELDELFPSRDSNVFIQNFLESKKEYNSIGVSGFEIRYPEKQQDKKNKKSLIGGNHSKIVVEQRKSSEYFELKAKLQSSPDYLQVLEEQTALNKI; encoded by the coding sequence ATGTTTCTTTGGCTCTTTCTGATTTTGTCAGCCctgatttcttcaacaaatgcagattctgacatATCGGTGGAAATTTGCAATGTGTGTTCCTGCGTGTCAGTTGAGAATGTGCTATATGTCAACTGTGAGAAGGTTTCAGTCTACAGGCCAAATCAGCTGAAACCCCCTTGGTCCAATTTTTATCACCTCAATttccaaaacaattttttaaatatcctcTACCCAAATACATTCTTGAATTTTTCACATGCAGTATCCCTGCAGCTGGGAAATAATAAACTGCAGAACATTGAGGGAGGAGCCTTCCTTGGTCTCAGTGCATTAAAGCAGTTGCACTTGAACAACAATGAATTAAAGATTCTCCGAGCTGACACTTTCCTTGGCATTGAGAACTTGGAGTATCTCCAGGCTGACTACAATTTAATCAAGTATATTGAACGCGGAGCTTTCAATAAGCTCCACAAACTGAAAGTTCTCATTCTTAATGACAAtctgatttccttccttcctgataaTATTTTCCGATTCGCATCTTTGACCCATCTGGATATACGAGGGAACAGAATCCAGAAGCTCCCCTATATCGGAGTTCTGGAACACATAGGCCGTGTCGTCGAATTACAACTGGAAGATAACCCTTGGAACTGTAGCTGTGATTTGTTGCCTTTAAAAGCTTGGCTGGAGAATATGCCATATAACATTTACATAGGAGAAGCTATCTGTGAAACGCCCAGTGACTTATACGGAAGGCTTTTAAAAGAAACCAACAAACAAGAATTATGCcccatgggcacaggcagtgaTTTTGACGTGCGAGTCCTCCCTCCGTCTCAGCTGGAAAATGGCTACACCACTCCCAACGGTCACACCACCCAAACGTCCTTACACAGGTTGGTGACCAAACCACCGAAAACGACAAATCCATCCAAGATCTCTGGAATTGTGGCAGGCAAAGCCCTCTCCAACCGCAATCTCAGCCAGATTGTCTCTTACCAAACCAGGGTGCCTCCTCTTACACCTTGCCCAGCACCTTGCTTCTGCAAAACCCATCCTTCAGATCTGGGACTGAGTGTCAACTGCCAAGAGAAAAACATCCAGTCCATGTCTGAACTGATACCGAAACCTTTAAATGCCAAGAAGTTGCACGTCAACGGTAACAGCATCAAAGATGTGGACATCTCCGACTTCACCGAGTTCGAAGGACTCGATCTGCTTCATTTAGGCAGCAATCAGATTACCGTGATCAAGGGAGACATATTCCGCAATCTCACGAATTTACGCAGGCTGTATCTCAATGGCAATCAGATCGAAAGACTCTATCCCGAAATATTTTCAGGCCTTCATAACCTGCAGTATCTGTATTTGGAATACAACTTGATTAAGGAAATCTTAGCGGGCACCTTTGACTCGATGCCAAACTTGCAGCTCCTGTACTTAAATAATAATCTCTTAAAGAGCCTGCCCGTGTACATTTTCTCAGGAGCACCCCTTGCTAGACTGAACCTGAGGAACAACAAGTTCATGTACCTGCCTGTCAGCGGGGTCCTGGATCAGCTGCAGTCTCTTACGCAGATCGACTTGGAGGGCAACCCATGGGACTGCACTTGTGACTTGGTGGCATTAAAGCTGTGGCTGGAGAAGCTGAAAGACGGGATTGTCATGAAAGAACTGAAGTGTGAGACACCCGTGCAGTTTGCCAACATCGAACTGAAGTCCCTCAAAAATGAAATCTTATGTCCCAAGCTCTTAAACAAGCCATCGGCACCCTTCACAAGCCCTGCACCTGCCGTTACATTCACCACCCCGCTGGGGCCCATTCGCAGTCCTCCCGGTGGTCCAGTGCCTCTGTCGATTTTAATCCTCAGCATCTTAGTGGTCCTCATCTTAACTGTGTTTGTGGCTTTCTGCCTTCTTGTTTTCGTGCTGAGACGAAACAAGAAGCCCACGGTGAAGCACGAAGGCCTGGGGAACCCTGAGTGCGGCTCTGTGCAGCTGCAGCTGAGAAAACACGAccacaaaaccaacaaaaaagacGGACTGGGCACAGAAGCTTTCATTCCGCAAACCATAGAGCAGATGAGCAAGAGCCACACGTGTGGTTTGAAAGAATCCGAAACCGGGTTTATGTTTTCCGATCCTCCAGGCCAGAAAGTCATGATGAGAAATGTCCCCGACAAGGAGAAAGATGTATTGCAAGTGGATACCAGGAAGAGACTGAGCACCATCGATGAGCTGGATGAATTATTCCCGAGCAGGGATTCCAATGTGTTTATTCAGAATTTTCTCGAAAGCAAAAAGGAGTACAATAGCATAGGCGTCAGTGGCTTTGAGATCCGCTATCCTGAAaaacaacaagacaaaaaaaacaagaagtcACTGATAGGCGGCAACCACAGTAAAATTGTTGTGGAGCAAAGGAAGAGCAGTGagtattttgaactgaaggcAAAACTCCAGAGTTCCCCCGACTACCTACAGGTCCTTGAGGAGCAGACAGCTTTGAACAAGATCTAG